CTGGCTTTTCTCAAGAAACATATGAGTGCATCATTTGAAAAACGTCATCAACCATCCCGTGCTACGATCAACCCACAAGATGTGCATTCTGGAGACTTTTTAGCTGTTTCAAAGATCCGTGGACGATGGGGTGGATTTGAGACACTGGTGCATTTGCTGGACATACAGCTGTATGCCTGAAGGATGACTTGGGTAATCTTTGGGTTGGCGAGTCTGGACACGAGAATGAAAAGGTGTGCGGTGTGTAGTATATTTCTGGCTGTATGTAAATGTTGATTCCACCGGCTCTCCTCTATTTTCGTCTAAGCTTTAACACATTTTCGTAACATATTATGTCAACGAAGAAGCGTCCAAGATACTTGAATTTCAGTTCTTTCCTTCTTTTTTACTGTTGAAAGCATTAATTCGGGAACTTGGCATTTTTATGTCGGTAATATTTCCTGTGAGGTAAACTCGGTAGCTCTTGGAAGATGAAAATAACATTAcaaatttttaaagttgcaaTACCATGTAATGCCAATGTTGTTTACTTAATTTCCCTTTGATATCTTTAATAGTGCTTTTGACTTTGTAAGGGTGAAATTGCAAATTTGGAGTAATGACACGTGAGATACATCAGATTGCCAAGGATATCATGTCAAGGAATTTATTTAAACACCTGATGAGTTGGCTCTTCAGAAGTATTTTCACTTGTTATAGCAAGTAGGAAATATTTATTTGTCATCTTGTATAAAAACATTAATAGAAGTGTTTTGAGATTGAGATTTATGGCTCTTAAATAGTTTATCATATTTCTCTGTTTAAGTTGTTAGGATACTTGAGAGTTATTTACGTTAGgatatttatgttattttgcTACGGGTCTCCTTGTTACCTGCAGGGCGAAGAAATTATTGTTGTACTTCCCTGGGATGAATGGTGGGAATTGGCGCTCAAGGATAGTTCCAATCCACAAATAGCTTTGCTGCCCTTACATCCAGAAGTGCGTGCAAGGTTTAATAACTCTGCAGCCTGGGAATATGCTCGGCAGATGTCCGGCAAGCCATATGGCTATCACAATATGATCTTTAGTTGGATAGATACTGTAGCTGACAATTATCCCCCACCTCTAGATGCTCACTTGGTATGCATTTTTATATGCTCTCTTGAATGAAATTTTCCAATTATATGACATCTTAATGTTGGTTTCATTAATAACTCGCTGAAGTGGGCTTTGTTTCTGAATTCAGattagaatgaggactgcttgTTTTTCCTGACCAGAAGATTGTTTGCAGGTCATTTCTGTCATGTCTATGTGGACCAGAATGCAGCCAGCATATGCTGCAAACATGTGGAATGAAGCTCTTAATATGCGACTTGGGACTGAGGTCACctgttattttaattaaaaaaaaacgaatTCGTAATCTGTCTTTTTGCCGTCTAGTTTCTGAAGGATACACTACACACTTGAAACCTGTACCCACTGCAATAAATGTACTGTTGATCTGGAAAAGACAATCTCTATTTTGTATCACATTTTTTCTCAGTTAATTTTACtggtaaaaatctgaattgtgagTAAACTTGTATGTGCGTTATTCTTGCTTCTGTTGGTGGCCTCACTCGGAAGTTAAACATGTTGGAAGCAACGATAAAGTTTATCCGAACTTCAGTTTTAACGGTTGCCAGATGTCTCATCTCTTGTTTTTTCAATTTTGTAGGATCTGGATTTGTATGGAATTATAACCGAGACTGAAAAACGTGGCATAACTTTTGATCAACTAATCACTGTTCCTGAACAAGATGAATGGGTTTATAGTGATGGGAAGTCTACAACATGCGTGGCATTTATTCTTGCCATGTATAAAGCAGCTGGAGTATTTGGACCGATTTCAAATTCAATCCAAGTAACTGAGTTTACGGTAAGCACCTTGAGCCTGTCTCCATACACAGTCGCCGTAAAGGAATCTATTTATCAGGCCCCTTAGATGAATAAAATTTGAGAAGTTATGTGACTTTTTGTTATCGGTCCCTCCATAATCCATTCGTTTGGCCAGCTTGTCTGCCCTCATCCCTGCTCAACCCCACCACCTCTGCCCCCAGATTTCTGGATTTGCTCCTGTTTTATCTTATAATCTCTGTTTGTCCATTTGCAGATCAGGGACGCTTACATGCTCAAGATTTTTGAAAGCAACAGGACAAATTTGCCAAATTGGTGCAACAATGATGAAGATCAGCTTCCTTTCTGCCAAATATTGGGCGagtataaaatggaattgccaTTTTATAACACTTTGGAGCCATACGCGAACATGAATGAGAATTGCCCTTCTCTGCCTCCAACTTATGAGAGGCCTACTCATTGCTGATTGCTGGATCTTTGGTTTTGGATACGATCAGAATTGTACAAAAAATTATCGAATTTCGTGCTGCAGTGCTAGCTTATAATATTTGTCCAAGTTAGATCAATAGTTTCCACTTATGATGAATGTAATATTTAGCTTATGGTTCCATGTGAGAATTTAACAAAGTTTCTAGACTCATGacattttatattatgttatattatgAAAGACTAGCAATGAGTATGCTAGTTGCTTATTGCAATTTAATCAAAGTTAGTAGTGCGAATATGCTAAAAATCAACCCGTATACTAACATGCATACAGTGTAATTTATATTCTGTTGAACGTTGTATCACAGTGGATATAGTTGGAATGATACGTATCAAGAGGTTGAAGGTACATATGACATATATTAGCATTATTCATCATCATACAATACAAAATCAAACATCTCTATGCTATGTCTTGAGTCATCCAGAGGGTTTGGGCTATACTAGATTTCATTGTGTGTGTTTGAAGATATATGAAGTTGAAGTCCAAATCAAATTTCTCCATCCCAAAGTTCCTCAATTGTCTTGTAAGGGCCGCGGACTGATCTGTAATCCAATCCAAGACATACTTTGCCTTGTGGGATTTTGCTAATCTTATCAACTTCTTCACTACTTAAAGACCACCCTAATATGTCTGCATTTTGCTCCATTCTCTCTTTGTTAAAACTCTTCACCAACAATCCAATTCCTTGCTCATAAGCCCATCTCAAGCAAACCTGTGTTATCCGTCCCACAAGATTCGTAGTTGAAACCAAAAGTTGTAACCAAAAAGGAAAAGGGAATGGGAACGAAGGGATGGGGTGCCACAAGAGGAAAGTTTATATAATGATGTTAGTTTGCATCAGTTTTCgttttacaaaaataatatacaaaatttTGAAGATTTTAAACCTCAGGCCTATAGGCTATAGTGTATTTTACCTGAGCAACAGTCTTCTCTTTGGTCTGGGCTATTTGCTTGAGCACTTCTGATTCCAGAACTCTTTCTGTCCCATAAAATGTTCCAACCGATCCTAAACTAGAATAAGCAACAACAAGAATTCCCCTATCCTTGCAGAATTCTCTCAGCTTCTTTTGTTGCCAACATGGATTCACCTCAACCTGTCAAATTCAACACTTACTAGTCAATCATTTCATCATCTTtaaaatttcaataacaatattcTCCAATCTTAAATTTTTGTCATCTCAATAACTTGGTTTACAGCAGGTGGAATCTTCGCAATGTCCAAGATTTCCTGAAGCTTCCTGCAAGAAAAATTGCTGACTCCGATAGATTTTGTGAGGCCAGTTCTTTGGCACTCTTCCATGGCTGCCCAGACCGTGGCAAAATCCATAGgaagaaagtcatcttctttaATGGGATACTCCATTTTTCCAGGCTTAGCACTCACAGGCCAATGTATCAGATACAAATCAACATAACCCGTATCTAGATTTCTGCAAATTTTGCAACACAGAGGAAAAAACATTCCATAACAGTTGGACTCCCATACAAAAACTAAAAGACAAGTATTAAAAGCATATAATACTTGAGGGTTTTCATTAGTGCTGGGAGAACATATTGGCCATGAGCATCATTACACCAAAGCTTAGAAGTGATAAATAGCTCTTCCCGCGACTTGATCAGGCCCCTGTTTACAGCTTCAACTACGGCTTCTCCAAGAGGTTTCTCTGAATTATACAGTGAAGCAGTGTCAAAATGCCTGTAACCAACTTGGATGGCTTCTAAAACAGCTCTCTTTGTGGTTTCCGGATCAACAGGAGGATCAGATGCTGTTCCAAATCCAAGAACAGGTATCTTTCCAGTGCCTGAATTCAGATCGATTTCTGGGATAGCTAAGATGATTGGATTGGTATCCATTTTTGGAGGCTGTGGTGAGCGTGTTATTTAACTTATATAGTTGACAAGTCAGTTTTACTTGTTCATTTTCAATTTTGCCTTGTGCCGGTTGGAATCTTATACAATTTTATGTAAGTATAAAACATAAAACACAAGCAAAGTAATATATATGTGTTgtatcataaaaatataaagtaTAATATTATGAGATTGTGGTTTAGTGGTATTACGACAAGCGGCgtggaaattgttggaaagtTCCATTTTCTCGGTATAATGGTTTAAAGTTAAATATGTtggagatttaataaaataaatctataaatcatgtGATTAAATACATATATCACAACACGCCAGGAATTCATGTTgaattatcagaaaatatgAATAACAGTAAACACGTACCAGAATCCATTGATTGATCTAGCGTCAGAGTTATAGATCTTCCAAGGCAACAGAGAATCGACCACCTTGCCTTTGATGGGAGAAGGAGAGAGATCTAGAATACGTGTACCGTATGTATTCTGTGTTGTATTCACTGTGCATTGGGACCATAACCTTATATAACCTTAGCAGTCTTCAACCCATCATAGAAGACCTAATTGGGCTGGGTTTCTACACATAAAGTGGACcataccaatttatttaatactttgGAAACGCATAATTGATTAGATCAATTTATTGGGCCCTTTATTAGATAACTTGTCCatgtacaattaattaaattatgtgagcccacaaaataattccaacaatctcccacttgggccACATAAGTTATCCGGATATTGTACATGCAAAAATTGGATTGAGCTCTTGTTATCTAAACCAAAATATTCCTTAACAATCTGGTCTATCAATTATACCAATATCGAATCAAAGCAGTCATCGctacatttaaaatcattataCCCATCAATGATCACAATATtagcataatcaataacatagaTCAAGTATGGATGTGTAGCATGGAAATACATAAATGTTATCCCAGAATAAAACATGCATTTCCAACTGGTCCTCCTAATGACTCAAAGAGTCCAATAACAGACTTTCAACCAAATGCTAAACCGCAATGAAAGACATCACTTTATTTCAGAGTAATTCAAATAAACCTTAGTCCGTAAAGAAACTTAAATCATGTCAAATGAGTCAATGCTCAAACCGAATACAAAATCTAACTGTAAAGGCATATCAACTATATGGACAACACCAATGTGTGTCACATGCCCAAAAAATCTTGGGTGGCCAACCCATGACAACCGCATCCGCAATTATAAAGTTTGCAATAACATGCTCAATTGACACATAACCACTCTAAATTATTTCCTTTCAACTGGAAATTTCATGTCAATATATTTTGACTTTGACAAATTTCAGTtgttctttaattataatataacgGCTTTATTATCACAATTGATCCTCAATGGTTTCTTAGACCAATGATAATTACCGGTGATAAAATTCCGCAACTTTATTCGGATTCCAAATATCCAACGATTTTCAAATGTCAGATTTCCGATGTGTGAGCAT
The Primulina tabacum isolate GXHZ01 chromosome 9, ASM2559414v2, whole genome shotgun sequence DNA segment above includes these coding regions:
- the LOC142556829 gene encoding non-functional NADPH-dependent codeinone reductase 2-like isoform X2, translating into MDTNPIILAIPEIDLNSGTGKIPVLGFGTASDPPVDPETTKRAVLEAIQVGYRHFDTASLYNSEKPLGEAVVEAVNRGLIKSREELFITSKLWCNDAHGQYVLPALMKTLKNLDTGYVDLYLIHWPVSAKPGKMEYPIKEDDFLPMDFATVWAAMEECQRTGLTKSIGVSNFSCRKLQEILDIAKIPPAVEVNPCWQQKKLREFCKDRGILVVAYSSLGSVGTFYGTERVLESEVLKQIAQTKEKTVAQVCLRWAYEQGIGLLVKSFNKERMEQNADILGWSLSSEEVDKISKIPQGKVCLGLDYRSVRGPYKTIEELWDGEI
- the LOC142556829 gene encoding non-functional NADPH-dependent codeinone reductase 2-like isoform X1, which produces MDTNPIILAIPEIDLNSGTGKIPVLGFGTASDPPVDPETTKRAVLEAIQVGYRHFDTASLYNSEKPLGEAVVEAVNRGLIKSREELFITSKLWCNDAHGQYVLPALMKTLKNLDTGYVDLYLIHWPVSAKPGKMEYPIKEDDFLPMDFATVWAAMEECQRTGLTKSIGVSNFSCRKLQEILDIAKIPPAVNQVEVNPCWQQKKLREFCKDRGILVVAYSSLGSVGTFYGTERVLESEVLKQIAQTKEKTVAQVCLRWAYEQGIGLLVKSFNKERMEQNADILGWSLSSEEVDKISKIPQGKVCLGLDYRSVRGPYKTIEELWDGEI